The genomic segment CAAAGTTTTCTCTATTTTAGAgtttaaattatctttaattaACTTCAATACTTGTTTACTTATAAATCATTACTTCTCATGTATGTTTTTTAGATATCGTTGCCAGAACATGTGGTACCGCTCGTACTTGTGATGAAACCAACTCAATAGAATGTCATTTGTGTACTGAAAGCTATTGTAACTTTCATTACATGTATCGAAGACGGTATGTCCGACAAGCACTAGAAAACAATGACACCACGGCTGCTGGAAATTCAACCGTTGAGACAGTAACTTCTACAGCTGCTATAAATGTAACCGTGGTGACAGTAATTTCTACGGCTGCTATAAATGCAACCACTGAAACAGTAAATTCGACATCTTCAAATTTAGAAACTGGATTGACAAATTCTTCTGCAATTTTCTCTACTATAACAACTAACATAAACGCGTCTACAAACACGTCTGCAGCTGCAAACGCGAGCACTGCATCATTAAACTCTACTTCTACAACTTCCAATTTTGAACAAACAACTCCAAAACAAGAAGACACAAATAGTAGAGCTGCATCGAGTTTGTTCCAAAGTGTATTTACTATCTTTATTATAGTTTgtttaatatgtatattttaaagtaatatttaatataataataataatatttaatataatgtattttatatttattgtaattaaacgTTATATAAAATTTCTGGGGTATTAGTGTTGAAGTGGGTAGGTTGCATGAAAGTAtcctgaaaataaaaaactatGGTGCATAAAATATAGTTAAGTCCTTCTAGATCTTGAAGATACTCCAACTTGGTAGAGACAGCTAGCGGGGAAAACCATTCTATTAGAGAAACGGATTTGATATTCACAGACCTTAAGAATTGTAGGGCTGCGTTGGAGAGGTAGTACCTTTTGTCAAGACCGTCGCACCAAGAGTCTAGAATGGAGCTGGTTTGAAACAACTGGTCCTCACAGGGCAGTACGCTCTCATGTATGGTTCCATGCGAGTGATTgctggtataagcaatcccccacttatgGTCCAACAACTTTGGATGGACGAGTTGGTAAGTATAAGGGCATCCTTTTGTCCTAGGGTTAAGAAATTGACCCTAAAGGCGGATTAACTAAGAGTTTTGGCAACGGAGTAAAGAAGCACCGTAGCGTCTGACCCAAAAATGGTGGCTGCAAGCAGCGTTGGTATCCAGAATGGGTACACAATGAACCGTATTTTTTGAACTTTTGTTTAGACTACCTTACATATACTGTAAAGGTCTACTTACACTACTTAAAGTATAAAAAAGCAATATAAAGAATAACGGGCcaagaaaaactagaaaaggaACAACTGAATAAAGAGATTTCAGAAGTAACTCATTGTACGCTTCCATTCTATTATTTCTTAATTGCTTTCAAAAGGTATAGACATAACAATAAAAAGGAAATAATTTTGCGGTTATTTGAGAGTTTATAGAAGTGATGGAAACATGTCTTCTAGTTCAGTTTTGTCAGTTTATAAAAATGATAAAGAATACTCCCTTAAGTCTTAAGTGAGAATTATGAGGTCAGCGATACAGaggtaataattaaaaataatgaagagGTAGAGAATAATAATACAGAGTGGGTTGAAACCCCAATTAAAAGGGTACAGGTCAATAATTATGTTCCGGTAGTTGCACAGCCATACGATATTTCTGAAGAGTTGTGTAGTGATGTGTTGCTCAATTTGCTGCTATATGGTAATAATGTGCAAATCCGTGGCCGGTCTCAGCTTTTGTGGAGGAAGAGTTCTGAACTAAGTAGGGATTCTTTAGCACTCCGCAtaagacagactgggcggggaaGTTCTCAAtcccgacacggcgcgtcccatatggctgatagAGGAAGTCCTGTATATGATACAGGATAGGTTCGCCAAATAagcacccgcggatcaactgagaacATGGTATAGGGCAACAGCTATGCCATTACTAGCTCCAAGGCTAGAGAGAATGACTTCTTAATAGGCTTGGAATCAGATACTTATAGGCGACAATCAGATATTGGTTTAATCGATTATAATACTACGGTGTGTAAGGTAAGTAGAAACCAATACCACTAAATATTCTCAAGATATTATGACTATGGCaagttattaaaaacaaaaggCCCCTAGTGTGTGGCAGACCTTAAATGGtcaaggggtgctaagaatctccacTTTAAATGCTAGCGAACACCCGAAAGTGGAAAACAAAAATGACACATAGACAATTGGAACCTGGAATGCAAAATCTCTCTTTATGCCAGAAAAATCTCATAACATCGTGagagaaatgaaaagaataggAGTCAACATTCTCAGAGTCAGTGAAGTTAGGTGACCTGGATTTGGACAGATAAACATCGATAACCATGTGAGGAATTCCtcagcagaatgtagtaggatctggttacccatattgaaagaggaagttattaaaaggaaaataccagtattggtaagtcagtaacatatagaggatacatcatttatgttttttaaataacaaacatataaaatcagaatttggtgtttattgaaggtaaactaaatgcacgatcaaatacttaccatgtcgggatagtattatgaggttttttcctggttttttccctcataatttactatggaatcactaacaggagaattttactgtcatcatggcatgtatttgtctttttaaagacgaattacatgttatgatcttttctgacggatattctcaagttaaagttgatttcatgtaatcgaatgaactatcttataagtaaagtcgtcccaggaacgcaactcaacaatattggcaatatcattttaaagtcgtctactttaaaatgtataatgtatgtctgaattgtcaatatagatgagtcagataaaattaaattattagaagaatttttcaccaattaacaaaaaaacaaaatttgtttaatttactaatgtttgtattttgagaacgatttccgaagtggaaattgaaacgtcaataaacttacgttaacctttaattgtggcttattcccatttaaatagtaattattataacaaacatttatacctatacccaagaaaaataaagcaaatagatgctcacaattcagattaattagcctgataAGCTATTTTCTGAAAATTGTACTCAAAATTGATTATCAACGTATATACAGAGAATGTGAAAGAAatctgagcgacaatcaatttggatttcgatCCAGTGTTTTTTGCATTTAAattgattaatttttaaaaaggtaaaagaaataataaattagacttacaatcaatttaatttaactaatcagacgaccggttaaattaaattgattgtgagtaagtctaatttattatttctttcaccttttgaaatggactcacacaagcaacacattcatgatttgattaatttttattatttctaagaaTGTTATTTCAAAGTTCTTCCACTGACTGTTTACTGATTTTTACTGTTATCATTACTAGTTGTAAATGGCTTCTAGTTTACCTAATGACAAACTAATATACAATGTACTCACATCGATCAAATTCTGGAAAATATCAAGGTAatattaagctatttttaataATAGTTGGTATTTTTGAGAACCTGACAGTCGGATATAACCATAGACAAGCATTTCCTTATCTACCtcataaatattaataacttttatttatCGGTAGAATGTATAAACTAAATTTAATGGCTTTAAGTACGAGGAGAGTACGTATAAAATGAAAGGTTCATCACTGCTCTGGCCACCTATTAGTACCAATTTTCTATGTTTTGGTAAACGCCGACTATTGTATTAATATTATACTTATATTATTATTCAAACTATTTCTTTAACCAACTAATAGGTTTAGATTTTACCTTCTGTCATCTTTTTTATATGTCCAAACCATGTAAACGGTCTTTACCTACATCGAGCCAattatattgtttatttcgtGTTGgctatgtatatatgtatatatatatatatatatatatatatatatatatatatatatatatatatatatatatattgttatgatgtattttttgtttgaatgatgagcaatgagtatttttaataatataatatatagggtttttatcgcggttctcaaagaattagcttgtaagtagttttttaaattatctttattataactattataaaacacacatatagatctaacctagccaatgtaaatttaaaataaactatctttaaattgatgttcttataaaactaattaaattctatagacaatgttaaatttaaacaaactatcttcaaaattgaaattgttatgacactaactaaattatattaacaaaattttgtacctttctttcactgaatgcctaaatgaactgttttccactatatatattctaatcaccactgaatgtcttcgtacttcggttatccttgtttttgtgaaatttctttttccaattatcagcttctaccaatttaagatatatttttcttcaccagcatttatataccaccaaccaaaccagcaaacagcatttatatttattcttcttttcaatataccaatatccaattattataagttgatttatactaatctccaaccataatataatttaatttcttccaatatacttttttttatcttcaataattatttgtgtataattataaatgtgcattaaatatatgcataatttttaatcttcttttaactcactatattaaacaattggactatctccaactaactttcatatttcttataaaactgcttgactgacttactaaaactgtgaacaattgacttcactaataaactgcttgacttctgactaaaaacttaaaaactgccaaaaactgccatcttgaatccaaatcacgggtatttatatgtttttggatttctagaaccatctggtaagagatcatgttccaatttgttctatcaaatacttgtctgaattttctggaacaaaccatttcgcaaacatggccatctccggagatccagagaattccattcttttctattaataattttgtttacatttaggcttttcagatcagaatatataattaaattagtaactaacactctaatttaataaaatacacatttcaaacaatatattatataaccccactttatattcccttatgattaatttctatctgtcaaattactccgagagtatttttggttgcctatgcacatggctcacttatatatatttacaatattaaaatacaactttttacaattattatatgctaatttcttaaaatgccctcacataaatatatttttattaaattctctagtatataacttatttaaaataattaaatactttttatatctaatattatgtagtatataacttataaattattttctataaaccctaatcgtatcaataccccaaaataatatttaaaataaataatttacttattatttttttaaatattaattttctcataccttattaaatttaataaattaataattcaattttttttttatttaaaatgtgttaaatacatccctgttcgctgtctatgtcaaaacagagaacaacgtagcacagttcggctattctatggtcaaactgtcatgtcaaatggagcaatggatgcgatatcagagaataaaatataaccttaattaaaaatataatagatatggtgttctgtttatttatagacaaaatctaggaattatttccattcaaaataacttcatcaatataaattggtaagttttttcactttattatattagaaagacatttttatagcaattatagtatctaaccccaaattatgatttttagggtatcaaacaatttccatatgtacaaaattcaacaagtatgatgtcaaatttattcacaacaaagaaatctaccatctatctatgaaatggatctatcagtaagttattagtgttattatatttgtgttaaaggtatagaaatcattattcaatctcttcatgatattgaaaaatgtcgttgatatgaaatatgcctcttagtctgttctctgcatctattaacacataactatttagtccattctgattttcaattgtatatggaccttcaaacattggttgtaatttcttacaacggttttctttaacattactttttctaagtgaacgaattaacactaggtctcctttttgaaatgtgattggttttttttatatttcgattttgtcttctgatatatttttcagctttcctcctaattcggttattcactttctgcattacttgttctaacatatcctgattatattcactaatccactttctgtttcctatatggccaaacattaaatattctggtacttcctctgtattcaaattatgtgtattatttaaaaaatattctacttgtggtatatgttgctgccaagtttcgtgttgattttgacacagtatccttaaatattttataacttctttaatatatctttctgcaggatttgcctgaggatgtctgatacttgtaaaatgaatgttgattccctttttctcacaaaatgtccgaaatttttggttgttaaaatatgtagcattatctattatgcaatttctaaatggtcctatttcttcgaaaaattgattaatatataattttaatgttttaacatttgttctagagcagggatatagtttaataaattttgtatataaatcaactatcactagtatatgcttttttcctgttggactgagaactaaatttgaaataaaatccatggaaactgtatttagtttttcatatacaacattagatttatatgtgttctggtttttgaaattcttttctttgtttagttgacatattgggcattgggtagtaatttcctttgctatacttatgtcattctttgcaaaataattgtccctaaatagcatccatagctttcttgaaccaatatgcatataattgttatgtaaatttttcaatattttctttgctaaagttctagttattacatatacttctatgccatttattattttataatatactccatctttcctaaggactttttgtttttcactcaaattgatctgatctcttataatttcttctttagaatataatccagtactttctactaattgatttaatccaatttttattgttcgctgcc from the Diabrotica undecimpunctata isolate CICGRU chromosome 1, icDiaUnde3, whole genome shotgun sequence genome contains:
- the LOC140437718 gene encoding uncharacterized protein, with product MTSLLKISLLFPLLLAFDKGNSLECYTCIASRYEHNKCQRYTTKGSLPVSKCHGNSTHCVSFFNDDIVARTCGTARTCDETNSIECHLCTESYCNFHYMYRRRYVRQALENNDTTAAGNSTVETVTSTAAINVTVVTVISTAAINATTETVNSTSSNLETGLTNSSAIFSTITTNINASTNTSAAANASTASLNSTSTTSNFEQTTPKQEDTNSRAASSLFQSVFTIFIIVCLICIF